ACGAGTTGCATTTCCATCTACATGAATGGTACAAGCACCACATTGAGCCATACCACAGCCAAACTTAGTGCCAGGCATATTAAGGTAGTCACGTAAAACCCATAAAACTGGGGTTGACGAATCAACATCTACGTGCTTTGTTTTTCCGTTTATTTTTAGCGAATATTTTGCCATCTTATTAAGTTTGCTTTTTAGAATCTAACAAAAATATAGGAATAAATATATAAAAAATAATGATTTTCAAATGAAAGCTTACGAAAATCAAATAAGCACTTTAGTTGGAGTAAAAGAGGAATTATGATTTTAGATAGCCTCAGTACTCTGTTGAGCAAAGATGAATGGTACATTAATGATTAAAAGTATGAGACTAGAAAAGATGATTCTATAATACAAAAGTAGAGACTTTACTACCAGAGGATAGTATAAAAATTACTGCTTTTTCTACCATTTTCACTGATTGAAATCTATGCTTTAAGATAGTCCTAAGAGAATGAGTACTTTTGTTTCAAATACTAAAAAAATGGAAATTTTATATCCAATAAACAATATCAGTAGCTACAATGCTGACAATAATCACAAAACACTACACCCTTTGGTGAGTGTGATAGATTTTTCAAAAGCTACTAAAAGAAATTGGGGTACAGAAGCCAAAACTATTAAGTTTCAGTACGGATTATATTGTATTTACCTGAAAGATGTGAAGTGTGGCGATATTCGCTATGGGCGAGATTATTACGACTATCAGGCGGGTACTTTGGTGTTTTTTGCTCCAGGGCAAGTGATGGAAGTAGAGAATCAGGGGATAACTTATCAGCCTATGGGTTATGGTTTGGTTTTTCATCCTGACTTAATACACGGAACAATTCTTGCCAAAACTATCAACGACTATAATTTTTTTAGCTATAAAACCAACGAAGCATTACATATTTCAGACGATGAACGCCAATTGGTTTTAGACCTTTTAGCCAAAATTGAATTAGAACTAAAACAGCCCGTTGACAAGCATAGCAAGAAACTCATAACCTCTAATATAGAATTGTTTCTCAACTATTGTGAACGATTTTACGACCGTCAGTTTATTACTAGGGATAATGTTAATAGAGGAATTTTAACAAAATTTGAAGACTTGCTGAATAACTATTTTCTATCTGAAAAACCGCAAAGTATTGGTGTGCCTTCAGTGGCTTATTGTGCCGATGAACTTCATTTATCTGCTAACTATTTTGGTGATTTAATTAAAAAAGAAACAGGACAAACCGCAAAAGAATATATCCTGAACAAAACGATTGAAATAGCTAAAAATAAAGTGTATGCAGGCGATAAAACCGTGAATGAAATTGCCTACGAATTGGGCTTTAAGTACCCACAGCATTTTACCAGATTGTTTAAACAACGAGTAGGATGTACGCCAAATGAATATAAGCATTTAAACTAAAATCATGCAATCAGTAAAACTAAACAACGGAATCGCAATGCCAATATTAGGCTTTGGTGTGTTCCAAATTCCAGATGCTAATGAATGTGAAAAGACGGTGATTGATGCCATAGAAACGGGTTATCGCCTAATCGACACTGCTGCATCTTACATGAACGAACAAGCGGTAGGAACGGCTATCAAAAACTGTGGCGTAGCCAGAGAAGAACTTTTTATTACGACCAAACTTTGGGTTCAAGATACAGGCTACGAAAAAACAAAATTGGCTTTTCATAAATCTTTAGAGCGATTACAATTAGAGTATTTAGATTTATACTTGATTCACCAACCTTACGGCGATGTTTTTGGCTCGTGGCGAGCGATGGAAGAACTTTATAAAGAAGGTAAAATCAGAGCCATTGGCGTTTCTAATTTCCAGCCCGACAGAATTATGGATTTATTAATGTTTGGAGGAGAAACGCCACCAGCAGTAAACCAAGTAGAAACACATCCTTTCTGCCAGCAAGTAGATAACCAAACGTTTTTAAAAGAAAATAATGTTCAGATAGAATCTTGGGGGCCTTTTGCAGAAGGGAAAAACAATATTTTCCAGAATGAATTATTACGTTCTTTTTCAGCAAAATATAATAAGAGTGTGGCTCAAATCATTCTGAGATGGCTAACCCAAAGGAACGTCGTTGTTATTCCAAAGTCGGTTCGTAAAGAAAGAATGGCGGAAAACTTTAATAGCTTAGATTTTGAACTTGATGAAGCCGACATGGAAAGTATCAAAAATTTAGATACCAAAACAAGTCTCTTTTTCGACCATCGCAACCCCGAAATTATTAAGTGGATGGGCAATAGAAAATTGGATATTTAGAGGAGGGGGTTTAACAAGGGCTTTGACTCAAAAAATAGTGTGTAAAGGTAAAATAATTAAATCCTCATTTACTATTCTCTTAACTAGGTTCATGATAGTGAAAATATATGTCTTAAATACCTCAAACAGATTAAATTTTAGGATTTACCCAATCATCCACTTTATCATACATTAATTGATAAAGACTTCTTTGTGTAATTATAAATCGTGCTCTAAGGTTCATTCCTTTTTTGAATTGACCAATATATCCATTTTTTAATTTAAGGAACGTATTATCTAATGAACATTGAACTTTGAAAACGGGCTGTTGGCTCTGGATAACAAAATCGTTGGCGATACTTATAATCTTTCCACCTGCCAAACCCCATTGATTGTAATTAAAGCTATTTATTTGAAAATTAGCTTGCATCCCTTTTCTCAGGAAACCAATATCCTGTGGATTCACATAGCACTCAACTAGTAAATTTGAATCAGGGGAAATAATACCTAAATTTTCTCCTGCCTGTACACTACTCCCTATATACTTACCTGTCAACTGTTGGATAGTACCAGTAGCAGATGCTTTAATTACATACTGTTCCTTTTCTTCTAATAATTGTTTTTGGATTGCTTGCAATTCTGTAAGCTCAATCTGATAGTGGCTCAAATCAGATTGCCAAAGCGTAATTTGCTTTTCAGTACTTGAACGGAACTCCGCAAGTAGTTGATTATAAGCATATTCTTTTTCGTCAAATTCACGCATCGCAATCACTTTTTCTCTATATAGAGTTCGGTCAGTATCTAACTCCTTCTTGACTTTGCGTTGGTGTTGGATATTTTCTTGAAGTGTGTATTTAAACTGATTATACTGTTGAGTGTATAATGGAGACGTTAAACCTTTTATCTTTAGAATCGAAGATGAATCAATTTTTACTAATAAGAATAGGTCTTGGATTAGTTGTGTTTTTTCATGTTGTTGGTGAGTGTTCAATCGAATTTTTGTATCCAAAACATCTGTTTTAAGAACAAAAAGGGGCTGTCCCTGAACGATTAGTGTATTTTCTTTTGCCCTTACATCAGCAATTAAACCCGAAACTAAGGAATGTATTTCGGTCTTATCGGCTACTGTTCTGATAATCCCATTACTTTGGACTGATACATCAACGAAAATGAATGGAGTAGCAGCAAAAGCTCCAATAATGGCTAACAAAACAAGCATAAAAATAGACTGACTTCTTATCGAAACACTTGGCAAATAAGATTCGATAGTATTTTCAATAATTTCAGGTGGGAAAAGCTGAGATTGCATAGGACTAATATTTAAACTAATTCAAATTGTTGTTTCCATAGACGACTATATGCAGAATTGTTCTGTAAAATTTCTTCATGTGAACCTTCTTCTACAAGTTTCCCATTTTCAAGAACAATAATTTTATCTGCATTTTTGATAGTACTGAGACGATGAGCAATAATTATTATAGTCTTTTGTTGGTTTCGTAGTCGTTGAATGACTCTTTGGACGTATTGTTCCGAAATACTATCTAAAGCAGATGTGGCTTCATCTAACATCAAAATCTCAGGGTCTCGGTATAAAGCTCTGGCGATAGCAATTCGTTGGCGTTGACCACCTGAAAGGCTCGTTCCGTTCTCTCCAATATAAGTCC
The DNA window shown above is from Flectobacillus major DSM 103 and carries:
- a CDS encoding helix-turn-helix domain-containing protein; protein product: MEILYPINNISSYNADNNHKTLHPLVSVIDFSKATKRNWGTEAKTIKFQYGLYCIYLKDVKCGDIRYGRDYYDYQAGTLVFFAPGQVMEVENQGITYQPMGYGLVFHPDLIHGTILAKTINDYNFFSYKTNEALHISDDERQLVLDLLAKIELELKQPVDKHSKKLITSNIELFLNYCERFYDRQFITRDNVNRGILTKFEDLLNNYFLSEKPQSIGVPSVAYCADELHLSANYFGDLIKKETGQTAKEYILNKTIEIAKNKVYAGDKTVNEIAYELGFKYPQHFTRLFKQRVGCTPNEYKHLN
- a CDS encoding aldo/keto reductase, coding for MQSVKLNNGIAMPILGFGVFQIPDANECEKTVIDAIETGYRLIDTAASYMNEQAVGTAIKNCGVAREELFITTKLWVQDTGYEKTKLAFHKSLERLQLEYLDLYLIHQPYGDVFGSWRAMEELYKEGKIRAIGVSNFQPDRIMDLLMFGGETPPAVNQVETHPFCQQVDNQTFLKENNVQIESWGPFAEGKNNIFQNELLRSFSAKYNKSVAQIILRWLTQRNVVVIPKSVRKERMAENFNSLDFELDEADMESIKNLDTKTSLFFDHRNPEIIKWMGNRKLDI
- a CDS encoding HlyD family secretion protein, giving the protein MQSQLFPPEIIENTIESYLPSVSIRSQSIFMLVLLAIIGAFAATPFIFVDVSVQSNGIIRTVADKTEIHSLVSGLIADVRAKENTLIVQGQPLFVLKTDVLDTKIRLNTHQQHEKTQLIQDLFLLVKIDSSSILKIKGLTSPLYTQQYNQFKYTLQENIQHQRKVKKELDTDRTLYREKVIAMREFDEKEYAYNQLLAEFRSSTEKQITLWQSDLSHYQIELTELQAIQKQLLEEKEQYVIKASATGTIQQLTGKYIGSSVQAGENLGIISPDSNLLVECYVNPQDIGFLRKGMQANFQINSFNYNQWGLAGGKIISIANDFVIQSQQPVFKVQCSLDNTFLKLKNGYIGQFKKGMNLRARFIITQRSLYQLMYDKVDDWVNPKI